The sequence GCTGCTCGATGGTCTGCCGCTCGTCCGGGAAACAATAGACTTTGATCGGCTGGTAGTCTTTTCGATTCTTCGACTCTTTTGCCTTCATCTGTCTGTTCCGCAGGATAGGCACCCCGTTGAGCGCGCCGGCGCGAAGAAGGGGCCTGTGAAGGGTGGCTCACCAGGTCACTGGTGGGCCCCCTTCACCTATCCTGCCCTGCATCTTAGCTCTAATAATATTTGGAGTCTAGAATACTTTCTTCTGGTGAACTCATCATTGATCTTGTATAAATCATGTAGATTCTCTGATCTAATCGGTATAATCTAAGCATGGAATGCGGAGGAATATCCCACAAGGTGCTAAACCTTCTACGAACAACGCGCGAACGCTGTCGGCGCGGGTCCTCGACTTCGCGAACAAAACCGCGCCGCGTTCCACGAACCGGGTGCGGATCTTGGCGTTGGCCCCCGACATTCGCCGGGCCATCCAGGATGGATGGTCGAGGCATCTGATTTGGAAGACGCTGAAGACAGAAGGGACCCTCACGTGTAGCTATGACACGTTTCGGGCGCACGTGAAGCGGCTGTTGCAAGAGCCCGCTGATGGTCGTGCAGCACTGCCGCCGACTCAAGACCGCCCTCCGTCCGCACCGTCAGCCTCTTCGAGCGGCTTCGTCTTCAACCCCGTACCGAACAAGGAGGAGTTATTCTAATGGCCACGATTCATCTCATTTTACAAGGCAAAGGCGGCGTCGGAAAATCCATGATTGCAGCCTTGATCGCCCAGTACAAACTGGCAAAAGGAAAGCGCCCGCTTTGCATCGATACCGACCCGGTGAATGCGTCCTTTCAGGCCTATCAGAGCTTGAAGGTACACCGCCTCACCATCCTGCAGGGCGATGAGATCGATCCGCGCAGTTTTGATCAGCTCGTGGAGCTCGTGGCGAAGGCCAAAGAGGATGTGGTGATCGACAATGGGGCGAGTTCGTTTGTGCCGCTCTCGGCCTATGTAATCACGAACCAGGTTCCGACCTTGCTGCGTGACATGGGGCATCAGCTGGTCGTGCATACCGTGGTCACGGGAGGACAAGCGTTGTCGGACACGGTGCACGGGTTTGCCCAGCTCGTGAAACAATTTCCGACTGACGTGCAATTCGTCGTGTGGCTGAATCCCTACTGGGGGCCGATTGAGCTGGAGGGCAAATCGTTCGAGCAGATGAAAGCCTATACGACGCACAAGGATCGGGTCTCGGCGATTGTGCGGCTTCCCGATCTCAAAAAAGAAACGTTTGGGCGCGATCTCAGCGACATGCTGCAGAACCATTTGACGTTCGACGAAGCCCTTGCGTCGTCCTCGATCACGATCATGGCACGGCAACGGTTGTCGATCATCAAGAAGCAGCTCTTTGAACAGTTCTCTGCTGTGCCGGTGCTGTGATGGGCGACGATCCCACCGATGACTTGCTGAAGGAAATTGCCTCGAAGCATGGCGTGGCGTTGGACCGAGCGGACCCGATTCTGATCGTGCAGACGATGCACGCACGGTTATTGGCTGAAAGCCAGCACACCCAACAGGCCCTGCTCGAGGACTATCGCAAGACGCTCGAAGCCTTGCTCGATCGATGGGGCGTGGAGATCAAAGCCAAAGCGGAGCGGATCGTCACGGCGTCGCTCACCGCCAGCACCGAGACCATGAAGGCACAGATGGCGGCACACACCACGGACGTGGCCGGATCGATCCGGAACGAAGTCACCGGTGTGCTGGAACAGAGTGAGACGAGGATACGCCGGGCCACCACCCTGGGGTACCTGAATCTCCTCGCCGCGCTGGTGATGCTGCTGGCAGTGGTCATCGTCTCCTGGATCCTCCGTTGCTAACGAATATCCAGACACGACTGAGGACGAGACATGGGAGCGAAGAAAAGTGTGTCGGCCAGGGTGCAAGAACGAGCGCAACGGGTCTCCCCTGCCGCACGCAATCGAGCGCAGATCGTGGCCCTGCGGCACGAAATCGAACAAGCACTGAAGGATGGCTGTTCGCTC comes from Nitrospira sp. SG-bin1 and encodes:
- a CDS encoding conjugal transfer protein TraL; amino-acid sequence: MATIHLILQGKGGVGKSMIAALIAQYKLAKGKRPLCIDTDPVNASFQAYQSLKVHRLTILQGDEIDPRSFDQLVELVAKAKEDVVIDNGASSFVPLSAYVITNQVPTLLRDMGHQLVVHTVVTGGQALSDTVHGFAQLVKQFPTDVQFVVWLNPYWGPIELEGKSFEQMKAYTTHKDRVSAIVRLPDLKKETFGRDLSDMLQNHLTFDEALASSSITIMARQRLSIIKKQLFEQFSAVPVL